A region from the Medicago truncatula cultivar Jemalong A17 chromosome 6, MtrunA17r5.0-ANR, whole genome shotgun sequence genome encodes:
- the LOC11427022 gene encoding uncharacterized protein produces the protein MYKPFVTCDDPKGVVECGSIRRYRSNSHKMKDKTKSRKPAENLETNKQDKEEKVSKGSTERDFDPSSLQLVEVSRGAAKLNNMIESWSRGVRYDGKSDDIAKDLLKGALDLQESLEMLRQVQEASNSMSRSKRRQEEKHERSKIDAHVNDGNRSTHSNQFFEHNSAYGSSSSCREELKKVIKESLVRQNLFQSTSTSEGLDSASAAFPSTSSSQSSVVWYDKLSDSSCSPTFPRKEKSTNLVAKLMGLEQSPSRTFPSVMQKQSENQKIVNQKRPVFEIDTPKLRKHSSIFENPEREKTLREILETTHFNGLLKCSPIREHKLHNHVNHSNDLHYKQFDDLPPIVLMKPRRASYQEFVETYEPVPREEFSFRNPKAKGAPSKTFKPREGSTTNMRKETMEESLSKRFIKEERSKRVNEFLEYDVKEIKAVENKKVQKASQRSQASETVDEKAKVKNITILRKPIQKEVSKAKVVAKAQDQGEIRSSSEKLKKPRSVSRIEKNEIPSRKSTSSNSNTAITKPKTQKVNSSKELRKSQMKKQISVDLPEAAKSIDEKLKQEEGMSIDVSCKDDCAEIKIITTVTEDLIMEDEVDTYANKTRDNCEEGQNSSVDDVLMLNYEHENDTIPAEEACDTTGVSETCFKHDTDIAETTCISGTDFEPDKDTSELKYLLLTSKSFIDHADEFLNLDIDYPKILPKIETNGIANTRLYLDCANELAERKSLQESSQLVHPLLLTCVGNSRLQISLSSLVEEVDNAIEKLTSYSENSETKLILDNICAMLERDMKCNNRLINGMWNCGWRHGFSCDEAEQAVNEVENMILGGLIEEIIVNL, from the exons ATGTATAAACCATTTGTGACATGTGATGATCCAAAAGGAGTTGTTGAGTGTGGAAGTATAAGGAGATATAGGTCAAATTCTCACAAAATGAAGGATAAGACAAAGAGCCGAAAGCCGGCCGAAAATTTAGAGACAAATAAACAAGACAAAGAAGAGAAGGTATCAAAAGGTTCTACAGAAAGAGATTTTGATCCATCTTCTTTGCAGCTTGTGGAGGTATCTAGAGGTGCCGCAAAGTTGAACAACATGATTGAGTCGTGGTCTAGAGGTGTGAGGTACGATGGAAAATCCGATGATATCGCAAAGGATTTGTTAAAAGGTGCTCTTGATTTGCAAGAGTCTCTAGAGATGCTTCGACAGGTGCAAGAAGCTTCGAATAGTATGAGTCGATCGAAGAGAAGACAAGAGGAGAAACATGAAAGAAGTAAAATTGATGCACATGTGAATGATGGAAATAGATCAACACATTCTAATCAATTTTTTGAACACAATTCAGCTTATGGTTCTTCAAGTAGTTGTAGAGAGGAACTTAAGAAAGTGATTAAGGAGAGTTTGGTTCGACAAAATCTATTCCAAAGCACAAGTACTTCTGAAGGATTGGATTCAGCTTCAGCAGCATTCCCTTCTACAAGCTCAAGCCAATCATCTGTTGTTTGGTATGACAAACTTTCTGATTCTTCGTGTTCACCGACTTTTCCAAGGAAGGAAAAAAGTACCAATCTTGTTGCAAAGTTGATGGGATTAGAACAATCCCCTTCAAGAACATTTCCATCTGTCATGCAAAAACAGTCTGAGAATCAAAAGATTGTGAATCAGAAGAGACCTGTGTTCGAGATTGACACACCGAAGTTAAGAAAGCATAGTTCAATATTTGAGAATCCAGAAAGAGAGAAGACACTAAGGGAAATTCTTGAAACTACTCATTTCAATGGATTGTTAAAGTGTAGTCCTATTAGAGAGCACAAGCTTCATAATCATGTCAATCATTCAAATGATCTTCATTACAAACAGTTTGATGATTTACCACCGATTGTACTCATGAAACCTCGGCGCGCTTCGTATCAGGAATTCGTAGAAACGTACGAGCCGGTTCCTCGAGAAGAGTTTTCCTTTAGAAATCCAAAAGCAAAAGGAGCTCCTTCAAAAACCTTCAAACCAAGGGAGGGTTCAACTACCAATATGAGAAAAGAGACGATGGAAGAAAGTCTATCCAAAAGGTTTATCAAAGAGGAGAGATCGAAGCGCGTCAACGAGTTTTTGGAATATGATGTGAAAGAAATCAAGGCTGTTGAAAACAAGAAGGTTCAAAAAGCTAGTCAAAGATCACAGGCAAGTGAAACAGTTGATGAAAAAGCTAAGGTAAAGAACATTACAATTCTCAGAAAACCAATACAAAAGGAGGTTTCAAAAGCTAAAGTTGTAGCGAAAGCTCAAGATCAAGGCGAAATCAGGTCTAGTAGTGAAAAGTTGAAAAAGCCGCGAAGTGTGTCGAGGATTGAGAAGAATGAGATTCCATCTAGAAAGAGCActtcttcaaattcaaatactGCCATCACAAAACCAAAGACACAAAAGGTTAATAGTTCAAAGGAGTTGAGAAAGAGTCAGATGAAGAAGCAAATATCTGTTGATTTGCCGGAAGCAGCTAAATCGATT GATGAAAAATTAAAGCAAGAAGAAGGAATGAGTATCGATGTTTCTTGTAAAGATGATTGCGCTGAGATTAAAATAATCACTACAGTAACAGAAGATCTCATCATGGAGGATGAAGTAGACACCTATGCAAATAAGACTCGAG ATAATTGCGAGGAGGGCCAGAATTCTTCGGTTGATGATGTTTTGATGCTAAATTATGAACATGAAAATGATACCATCCCTGCCGAGGAAGCTTGTGACACCACCGGCGTCAGTGAAACTTGTTTCAAGCACGACACAGACATTGCTGAAACCACCTGTATCAGTGGAACCGATTTCGAGCCAGACAAAGACACTTCTGAGCTGAAATATTTGCTTCTAACTAGCAAATCATTTATTGACCATGCAGATGAGTTTCTCAATCTTGATATCGATTATCCTAAGATCCTACCAAAGATTGAAACTAATGGAATAGCCAATACAAGACTCTATTTGGATTGCGCGAACGAACTCGCCGAGAGAAAAAGCCTTCAAGAGTCATCACAATTAGTTCACCCCTTATTGCTAACTTGTGTAGGGAATTCAAGATTGCAAATCTCTTTGAGCAGCTTGGTTGAAGAAGTTGACAATGCAATTGAGAAGCTTACATCTTACAGTGAAAATTCTGAGACTAAACTTATTTTGGATAATATTTGTGCAATGTTGGAGAGAGATATGAAGTGCAACAATAGATTGATAAATGGAATGTGGAACTGTGGTTGGAGGCATGGATTTTCTTGTGATGAAGCTGAACAAGCGGTTAATGAAGTAGAAAACATGATTTTAGGTGGATTAATTGAGGAGATTATTGTAAatttatga
- the LOC11427049 gene encoding dynein light chain LC6, flagellar outer arm has product MMSYIFFVYIHTTITIERTRNHLSFVDFQRKQHKMLEGKGVVEETDMPLKMQIQAMSYASQALDLYDVCDCRSIAGYIKKEFDKNYGSRWQCVVGSNFGCFFSHTPGTFIYFSLETLKFLIYKGASS; this is encoded by the exons ATGATGAgctacattttttttgtatatatacaCACAACAATAACAATTGAGAGAACTAGAAATCATTTATCATTTGTGGATTTTCAAAGAAAGCAACATAAGATGTTGGAAGGAAAAGGTGTGGTGGAAGAAACAGATATGCCTTTGAAGATGCAAATTCAAGCTATGTCATATGCTTCTCAAGCCCTTGATCTCTATGATGTGTGTGATTGTAGATCAATTGCTGGTTATATCAAGAAG GAGTTTGATAAGAATTATGGAAGTAGGTGGCAATGTGTAGTAGGTTCCAATTTCGGGTGCTTTTTTAGCCATACACCAGGgacctttatatatttttctcttgagACCCTTAAATTTCTAATCTATAAGGGAGCCTCCTCTTGA